In the Malaya genurostris strain Urasoe2022 chromosome 1, Malgen_1.1, whole genome shotgun sequence genome, one interval contains:
- the LOC131425671 gene encoding uncharacterized protein LOC131425671 — MSVKLSLLMMVAATVVVSMIALAEAQAPAKPTFEELVKEREATTLHALNMMVASSTAPQQVKDAVLASAQEQLANCVEQASVVANQGQFYACTGLVLRNAAMALNGHSSSGAGSIN, encoded by the exons ATGTCCGTAAAATTATCTCTGCTGATGATGGTAGCTGCTACTGTTGTGGTTTCGATGATTGCACTCGCTGAG gCTCAAGCTCCAGCGAAACCTACATTCGAGGAGCTGGTGAAAGAACGGGAAGCTACAACGTTGCATGCTCTAAACATGATGGTTGCCAGTTCCACCGCTCCGCAACAGGTGAAAGATGCAGTGCTTGCTAGTGCCCAGGAACAATTGGCCAACTGCGTCGAGCAGGCTTCGGTTGTGGCCAATCAAGGACAATTCTATGCCTGTACCGGTTTGGTACTCCGGAACGCGGCCATGGCACTCAATGGTCATTCATCTTCTGGTGCAGGTTCGATCAACTAA